The segment CGTTGACTATGATGTAGGAAACCAAGTGGTTGTGGAACTCGCGGCGCTGCCTGGACAGCCACTTCTTGCGCGCCAAGTCCATGTCGCGCTCGGATGCCAAATGCCGAGCCGCCTCTTCAATGGCATGACGAGGAATTCCCAATTCCGCCGCCGTTTCCAAGAGGACGTCATGACTGATGGCTTCGCTGTCGCGATGGCGCCGGAGCGCACTCGCTACGATTGCGGTGACTTCTTCCGGCGTATAGTGACGTTCTGAGCCCATATTCCATTCTCCCTCTCCGTGCGCAAGGCCCCTTCCCTATCTTAAGGGAGCAACCCTTGTACCGATCGGAACAACTCAAACACTAGCCTTTCGCCACATAGACTTACGAATAATTGGCTGACTGCGCAAACAGAAGCCCGGTCAAAAAATCACCACAACTTGGGCAATTGCCCCACCCATTGCGCAAATTGGCCAACTCCTTCTTGCGTAGTGAAACCGGTTGAAGTGTAACCGAGTCATTTCGCCAACACACAGAATAGCAGGTTTTCTGTGCGACCACTCCCTTGTCCTGGAGGGACGTAACCGTGACACCGTACGATCCGAATAGACGTGAATTTCTTAGGCAAATGGCCATGATGAGTTCATTTGCCTCAACACTGCCGGGATTCTCCGCACTCGCCGAATCCGAAAAGGAGATTGAGGAACGCGATCAGGGAAGTCCCAGACTCGCAGTCGATTCCACTTCGAGAACCAACAAGCAGGCAGATCGATAACACTTCCTGAAAGTGCTCTCCACCAGTCATTTCTCGGAGTACAAAGAGCGCTAACCTACGCGGGCGCTCCCTTCGAGACCATCTCCCTAAACTCGGCCACAAATCTCTCGAAATCCACTCCGTAAACCGCTCTGAATACGCGAGCGTTGTCGGAATCCTTGAACAGACCCTCGACATAAGCGAGAAGTTTGTCTTTGCCGTGGCGCTCGACCAGATAATCGACCATGCAGGCAAACTCCGAATAGAAGAACGGCGACCTGTGCTCCGCATCGATCTTGATGGCGTCTTCTCGACGCGTCTGAAAATCGTTGGGCGGCATGAAATTACCCTGAGCGATCAGGCGATATGTCTCATCCCTGGAGGGATAAAAGGACGTCCCCATCTGATTCGCGCTGTACGTGGCGAGTCCTTCGAGCAGCCAGTGAGGATACGTGTATGCATGCCAGAGTCCTGCATTCTGAAAGATGATCGAATGCGACAATTCATGCGTCAGGTAGATGTCCAACGAGATCTTGCCGTCGCGGTCTTCCTCCAATGCCCAAGGCGCAATCACGACGCTGCCGTTGTAAAACGCGCAGAATCGCGCCTTCGAAAGTGAACGTTGGAAGTAGCTGGCCTTGTCCCGAAAAATGAACAACTTCGGCTTGTTTGTGAACCTCTGTTGGTGAAACTTCTCCACGCCTGGGATGAGGGCATCGAGTCGCGCATAGTCATTGAAATTCGCGCCGTTCTGCACATAGACAACGCTGTTCGTCATCTCATGCTTGGAGAATCCGATGATGAGCGGTGAAAATGGAAAGAGCTTGCCAAAGAGAAAGAAGTACCCAACACCCAAAGCCCCAGTCGTCATCACGACAAAGACCGTTATGTAGACTCTCCTCTTCACTTCTCCCCTACTTTTTACTGCAAGTTCGTCACGGTCGTCACAAAGCTATCAATTCTCTCCACCGACTTCTTCAGAACTCAAACACAGTGATCTCCGGACGGCACATGAACCGCACCGGGATAAGCCATGTGCCGATGCCGGGATTCACATACAGAGGCCCGGCGGGCGTTTCGAACAGGCCCCGGTCAAACTCGCCGCAATCGTTGGGTACAACTAGCGCGCCCACAAAAGGCAGCCGCACTTGCCCGCCATGCGAGTGGCCCGCGAGAAGCAGCGTGAACTGTCGTCCTCCAAGATTCAATGCACTCTCCGGATAGTGCCCCAGAAAGATAGTCTTCGGCGCATCAATCTCAATGCGGCTCTTCGGACGCAATTCCTTCGCTCCATACACTCCGATTTCACCGGGTACAATCTCCCGCGCTTCGTTCAGCAACCACGCTCCTCCCGTCGATTCGAATGCCTTCGCGACACTGCGGAAGTCGATGCCGCTCCAGTAGTCGTGGTTGCCGGGACATCCGTACATCGGTGTTTCAATGCGCGTCATTTCCTCCAAGGTCTCGTCGAGATAGTGTTTGTCCTCGACGATATCCCCCGTGAAACAGACAAAATCCGGTGACAATCCGTTGACGCAGTCGATCACCTTGCGCAGCCGCGCACGGTCTCCCTTGTGGTGGAGGTCGGTGAAATGGACGAAACGGTGCGTGGGATTCTCGTTTCGACGAAGATGGCGAATGCGCAGCCAGCCGGGTTCGACTCCAAATGCGTCTACGGCAAGCAGCGTCGGCGCGCCTGCCGCTGTCAAACCCAAGAATGCTCTGCGCGATAGCAGTCTCATGCTGGGAGTATACACAGACGGGAATTCATGATGTCCAATCGATGAGGTTGCAGCCAACCCGTGCAATCTGAACATTGAATGTTAGATTTGCACGAACCGATCTCAGCGCCTTACTCCAAACCGAGACTCAAAAGCACGCGAAAACCCGGCGCATCCCCTTTCGGGAACGGGCGCCGGGCCTTCGCTACTACCCAGTGCTTCTATGGAAAAGCGCGGAGACTTCCCGCGTCGGAACGCTAAGCCGCTGGTTGGAGCAGGTTCTCTTCGCAGAGGTCGGCAAGTGACCCCACAATACGGTCGGGCCGGTAGGCAAAACGGCTGAGATCGCCCTCTTTGGTCCCTCCTGAGAGCACGAGAATGGTGCGGTATCCCATCTGCACGCCTCCCAGAATATCCGTTTCCATGGTATCGCCAATCATGGTCGTCTCTTCAGCCGACAGTCCCAGTTCCTTGCGCGCGGCGCGCATCATAATTGGGCTGGGCTTGCCCACACTGAATGCGGGTATGCCGGTAGCCGCCTCGATCATCGCCGCGATAGCTCCGCAGCCGGGCCGCAGGCCGTCTGCCGTGGGACAGTTTGGATCGGGGTTCGTTGCGATGAGCTTTGCCCCGTTAATAACCAGGCGCACGGCGTGCTCAATCGATTCAAGAGTCAGCGTGCGCCCTTCGCCGATCACCACGTAATCCGGGTCGCTATCCACGATGGCGTATCCGCTCGTGTGCAATGCCTGCAACAGTCCGCCCTCGCCAATGACGTAGGCCGTGCCGTGCGGCTTCTGTTGCGCCAAGAAACGCGCGGTTGCCATGGCGCACGTAAACACGTGGCGCTCCTCAACCGGCAATCCCATGCGATGCAGGCGTTTCATCACATCGAGCCGGGTTCGCTGGCTGTTGTTGGTCAGAAAGAGAAACGGAATGCCCTCATCCAATAATCGCCGAATGAACCGGTCCGCGCCCGGGATCAGTTCGTGTCCTCGGTAGATCACTCCGTCCATGTCAATTAGGTAGCCCTGTTTCATTTCGTGTTCTCCATGGGGCATAAGGTGCAGTTCGGCCGTCTCGGCTCTCGGTAACGTGGTGTGGGCGTTATGCCAGCGTGCCGTATGTGGTACGGCTGCGATGCTTCCATGGTGACGCTCACCGCGCACGAAACCTACCCGAAACGTGATGGCGTTACCGCGAGCACCTATCCCCTACGGTTAGCGGCGTAGACCTGGCAGCCGGTGCCTTTAAGCAACTCGGCAATCGCCACGGCGCCGCGAAGTGTCGTCATTTTCAGCGGCATTCCACAGCGGAATGCCACCAGCTATGAACAAATCGTATGCCAGAATTGTGTGTTTCCTGCTAGGAATTGTTAAGATCTTGTTGCAGATATCTTTAGCAGGACGTTAAGCGAACCGGATGCACGAGACACGATCAGAATATAGCTACGCTCGCGTAGTCAACAGTCAAATTAATTACGTTTTCGTAGGCCAACATGAGATAGATGACTTCCCTATCTCCGCTTTAAACGCGCTGGACAATTCGGTAAGATAACCCGCCTTAATTCTAACCAAAGGAGATGCAATGTCAGAGAAGTTATTGTCCGGCAAGCGGGGGGTGGTTCTTGGCGTCGCAAACGATAAGTCCATTGCGTGGGGGTGCGCACAGGCGTGTGCGGCTCACGGCGCGCAGTTGGCATTCAGCTATTTGAACGAATCCTTGGAGCGCCGTGTGCGCAAACTCGTTGACGAGTCTATGCCCGGTTCTCCCGTGCTTCCGTGCAACGTACAGAAGGACGACGAAATCGCCGCCTTCTTCTCGGCCATTGCTTCGAGCTGGGGCTCCATCGACTTTGTGATTCACTCCGTGGCCTTCGCGGAGAAAGAAGATTTGCGGGATCAGTTCCTGTCCACCTCGCGGGCCAACTTCGCGCTGGCGCTGGACATTTCCGCGTATTCTCTGGTCGCGGTGGCGCGCGAAGCGGCTCCGCTCATGACAAGCGGCGGCAGTATCATTGCTATGTCCTACTACGGGGCGGAAAAGGTCGTGCCCCGCTATAACGTCATGGGGGTTGCGAAAGCGGCGCTGGAGGCGTCCGCGCGGTATCTCGCATGGGACTTGGGCGCCAAGAACATCCGTGTGAACTGCATCAGCGCCGGACCGATCCGCACGCTGTCCGCGAGCGCGATCCCGGGCATGCGGCTGATGCTCGACGTAACGGAGAAGTACTCTCCGTTGCACTGCAACGTCACGCCCGAAGATGTGGGGCGTTCCTCGGTGTATCTTCTGTCGGACTTGTCGTCGGGCGTGACCGGTGAAGTCATCCATGTCGACAGCGGTTATCACGTGATGGGCATGTACGGGTTGGAGTCGGAGTAAGCCGCAGCTTCTGCGTTGGCTTGACCAATAGGAGGTTCTCTGCGATGGACCTTCGCACGTGGTGGCCGTGTCAGTCCGAGCGGGCGCGCGATATCTGTACCCACATGTCGTCCGCCGAGCGGTGGGGGCTTGCCGTATTGAACGTCAGCTACGCAGCCTGGCTTGTATACGCGGTGCTGTGGCGTCTGGCGCTGCTCGTGCTGACTCCAACGGGCGAGCATGCACGCAGCGCGTTCTTCATGGGGGTGCTCACCCTTGCGTTTACATTCATGTTTCTGAGCCTCGTGCGGTCATACCTGCTTCGAACGCGCTACGGACGGAAATATCCCTACTTGGCTGACCAACTTGAGTTGTTCACGCTTGGACGGAGAGGTACGACAGCAGAGCCGAAGTAGCATCTGGGCGTAAGGTTCAGGCTGGGGATTCGATTAGGCGCGTGCAGGCGCCCGGCGCGGAGCGGCCAGCTTCACCACAAGCAGCTCAAGTGCGAGCGCGCGGTCAACGCCCGTTGACCGGAACATGATTTCCGTGTCCATGAGGAGCCGGAAGGCATCGCGAAACTTCTCGCGGCCCAGCTTTTCCGCCAAGGGGCGAACCTTGTCCGCCAAGAACGACGATTTGACGCGTCCTCCGTTGGGGATCGTGACCATGTAGGCCGTTTTCAGCAGCCAATTGATCGATCCAAGCACTTCGAACTCGCTCTTCCCCTGGTCCATGATATCGCGCAGCGCATGGACGGCCTTGTTCGTGTCAGAAGCGGCTATAGCATCGGTCAATGTCCAGATTTCTTCCTCGCTTACGTCGCTGCACGCGGCAGTCACGTCAGCGGCGCGTATGGCGCTGGCGTCGCCGACATAGTTGCACACGAGCAGTACGGCGTTATTCACGTCGCCCAGTCGTGCTCCGGTACGCGTAATGAGTTGGTCGAGCGCGGCGTTGTCGATGCTCTTCGAACGCGCTTCAATCTCGCGGCGGGCCCACGCCTTGGCTTCTGGCTCCCGCAGCTCGGGGCATTCCACAACCACGGCGCGCTTTTCGCATGCCTTGTAGAAGGCTTTACGGCGATCCAGCTTCGCGGCAACCATAATTAGGACCGTCGATTCGCTTGGATTCTCCAGATAGTGGATGATCGGCGCGGCGTGCGTGTCGGACTCGTAGACTTCGGCGTTGTTAACCAGCACGACCCGGCGTTCCGCCAGGAACGGGAACGTCTGCGCGACGGAGGCGATTTCGGCGGAGTCCGTCTCGTCGGCGTAGTACGCGTTAAAGCACAGATCCCGCATGCTGGGATCGACATAGAGTTGAAGCAGGAGATCGGTGGCGCGCTGCGCCAGGACCGGTTCGAACGTGGCTTCCCGTGCACGAGGGGGCTTTCCGGGACAAAAGAGGTATACAGGCGCCGGACCCGATTTACCGGCCTGCTGAAGAAACTCCTGGACGTCCAACTCTCACCAAGGTTCGACGGTTCGGTAGAAGATGGCCGATGCAAGACGCTCAAGGGCTTCCGATGCGCTGCGGTTCTCTTCTTCCGTGCTGAAGGACCGCACCGTCGGAACGAACGTGTCGGCGTTGCCACGCAGCCGGTCGGAAGATTGGCCCGAAGCGCGCGTGTAGTAGCTCGTGTTTCCGCTGATACGCGGCTCCACCCAGAGCGTATTGCCGGTCTTCCGGTCTATGAGTCGCGCACCCGCCGATACTTCGACGAGATAGTTAGTTACTTCGTCGTCCTCGTCATACGTGAAACCTTTAAGGTTGTACCCGAGGATGACGCCTTCCAGAATCAGATCCGCGTCCTGCTCGTCCGTAACGTGCAGGCGTCCATCGGCAATAAACTTACGAATGACCGCGTTGGTCAAGGGAGCCTGGAGATCGTACTCCCGGCTCATGTTCTTGAACGCGGGAACAAAGATGGATTGATACTGCGGGTCAAGTGAACTCTCCGTCGAGTAGCCGCACCCGGACAAACCGGCAAGCAGCGCCAGTCCCGCAAAACCTATTGCTGTGATATGACGTTTCACGAAGAGTACCGTTTGCTGTGTCCGTGCGAATCCAGCCACTGCTGGGCCTCCGATGCGGCAGGGGTGCCGGGGAATTGTTCCACAACAACCTCGTAATAGATCGCAGCCGAATCGAACCGGCGGCGCTTCTCATAGAACTTTGCGGTGCGCAGGCGCTGTTCGGCCACGGCCGTCAGCATCTTTGCCTTGATCTCGTCCAATTCCGCAACGCGACTGTCATTGGGATACTTCTCTTTGAAGTTGTCGACCGCTTGAACGGCGAGCAGACTCGGAGCCTGATCGTAGGCGGGCGGCAAGGAAGAATCGTAGTAGCACATCGCCAAGCCGTACATCGCATCGTCCACATATTCGGACGTTGCATAGTCTTCAACCACGCGCTGATACTCGAATGCGGACTCGGTGTATTCCTTCAACGTATAGTGGCACAAGCCAAGCTTATACTGGGCCTGGGCCGCGGCATCGGTAAACGGCTGATTGTCGATCACCATTCCATACACGTCGATGGCGCGCTTAAAGGGCCGCTTCCGGAACGGATGCAACCACGCGGTCTTCTCCAGTCCCTTGGTGCCCTTCTCGTAGTACTGATCGCCGATGGCGTATTGCTTCTCGATGACCTTATCGAATAGGTCGCTATCGGGATACTTCGAGACGACCTGCTGGAATTCTTTTGCGGCGTCGAGCAACTGGTCTTGGGCCATACGAATCTCGCCGCGAAGGAACTGATTGTCGTCGGCGAATTCGGTGCTCCCATAGTAGTCCTCGAACTTGTCCGTTTCGCGGATGGCCTGCTTGTAGTCACCCTGCACCATCAGGCTTCGTGCATACTCCACCTGAAGCTCGGGCGTCTCTTTTGGCAACCGCTTCACGTTGATCCAGCGGCCCGTCTGAGGGGTCCAGGTCCACTGGGCTTCGGCTACGGTTTGGAGCGTCAACGTCAGGCCTACGGCTATCGCGGCCCACGTCACCATTCTGCGCATGTATACGCCTCCACAATTCAGTTAACCGGTTGCGGCAAAACTATCTATCAGGGTTCGGCGGCTCCTGCCGCCACCCACACAATTCACCAACTGGCGCTAGTCTAGCAACTCTTTACGGCAATCCGCAAGGAGCAAAATGATTCGTCTTCTCTAACCTGACGCAACCTTGTCCGTCAGTGGCCTGCTGCCTCCAGCTTTTCGGCCTTGTACCCGCCTCTGGAGCGGTCAACAAGATAGATGGCCAGGAAAACGACCATGATGCCCACGGGCAGAATTGCCCAGACTTGCAGGGCCTGTCCCGGTCCGAAGCGGTCATTGATTCCGCCAATGACCGGGCCCGCGATGAACGTCGCGAAGTTGCCCGCGCCGCCCAGAAGCGCCATACCGAGGGCGCCCGTCTTCGGACACCGTTCGTTGGCGATACCCAGCATTGTCGGCCACCAGAAGCAAACGCCCACGTATACGAGGGTTGCCGCTGCGAAGAACATCGGGCGGGTGGTTGCATACCCAAACATGAACAGGCCTGCCGCAGCGATTGGCGCCGTCACGGCCATAAGGGCTACCGGCGACAGGAGCTTGTTGACGTACTTGCTCAGGAAGTCGCGCTGGATGTACATCAAGATACTGCCCCATGCGAGGGCAAGCACGCCTTCCTTTCCACCGAATACGTCGCGATAGATGTTGGAGATCCATTGCCCGGTGCCGAGCTCCGCCGCCGCGGTCAGCCACATCACACCGAACAACAACAGAAAGAGCGGTCTTGCAAGCGCCTCTTTGACCATGGCGCTAAACGGCAATCCGGATGCCACGCGCTCCGTTTTCGGGAACTTCTGTCCGAAAATCATCACGGTGTAGATAACGGACGGGATGAGGATGAGGGCCATTTTGGCCTGCCACGGAAGTCCAATTTGGGAAAACCCGTACGCGAGCAGACTTCCGATCACCAACCCTCCGGGGAACCACGCGTGGAAGCGAGTCAGCCGATAGATCTTTTCCTCGGGGTACAGGGCCGCAATAAGCGGGTTGCACACCGCCTCGACCAGCCCGTTCCCCATACCGACAACAAAGGTGGCAAGCACCACATACCAGAAGCTAGGAGCAAAGATGGTTAGTATCGAGCCGCCAATGTGACACAAAGCCGCCACGCGCAAGAGGTTTCCCATGCCGAGGAAGTCGACAAGCGGTCCTCCGAAGATGATCACGAGCGCAAAGGAAAGGAAGGCAACGCCGGCAATAATGCCCAGGTTACGCTTAACGGGATCGCTTTCTTTGTCGATACCCATCAACTTGTCGATAAACGATGGCTCACCTTCCTGGACGGCGGCGGCGTGGCCAGCTTCGACATAGGGCTTCACGAACTGGGTCTCGAAATCGCCCATAATGTCGCCACGTATCGCGAACGACATGGCCACGGCAATCAGGGCCACATTGCTCGCCCAAAACAGCATTCCTTTGTTCATTGGTCAGCTCCCTCCAACGTGCGTATGACGGCAGGTGGTTCCTCGCGTTCCCGGCAACGATTCGCGGGATCGATTGGCCACGACTCCCCGGCCCCACAGACCCCGCGCGTGATGGTAGCGAGTCGCCGGGAACAGGTCAAGAGCGGGCTATTGAGTTGCGGGTGAGTCTATTCGAAACCCTTGGGAGGGCCAAGAACCTCGCTAAAGATCACGGCCCTGCGCACCTCATCAATATCGCGAAAGAGGGCCACTTGGCGGCGCGCACGCTGCTGCACGGGTCGCGTCGGCGGCGCAATGGGAAACGCCTTTCGAGGTCCTTCCTCCTCCTCCACAAAATGCCTCTGGGCTGTCCGCACGGCGTCGCGCTGTGGAGGACGTTGCATCGGCTGCCCTTTGTGCATGGGCGGCGTTGTTTGGCGGGATGACTGCTGCGAAACAACTGGACGTGGTGGCCCCTGCCGCACGGGTTGGCGCGGCGGCGCATTGACGTGGCGCTGCTCGGGAGGCCTCGCCGTCGGCTGTTGCACTTGCCGCTGCTGCGGCGTCACCATCGGCGGCGCTTGAGGCCGTTGCGGCGCAGGCGAACCTTGACGCGGACGCGCCGTGCGCGGTTCAGCGGACTGCGGGCGCAAGGGAGGCAGCGGGACGGTGTCCAACCCTTCGTCGTTTACACCCTCTTCGCTGGGACGCGGCATTCGCGCCGTGCGAGGTTCTTCGCCCAGGAGAAGACGCCGCAGCTCATCCGGCATCTCCTCCAGAGGCATTTCGTGCGACTCTTCACGGCGGCGGTTTACGTCGCGCGTTTCCTGGATCTTCTTCACGATGCTACCGATGATGAAGATGGCACCGACGGCAAGGTAAAACAGTATGTTGAAGGAATCATCCATAGTTGCACACGTGTCCTTCGCTAAGAGTTACTTGCCACCGTCGCCTTCGCCTCTCGGCTCCAGTTTCGAAATGGAATCGCGCATGGAGGTGTCGGCCATGACATTCTTCATCCGGTA is part of the Candidatus Hydrogenedentota bacterium genome and harbors:
- a CDS encoding metallophosphoesterase, yielding MRLLSRRAFLGLTAAGAPTLLAVDAFGVEPGWLRIRHLRRNENPTHRFVHFTDLHHKGDRARLRKVIDCVNGLSPDFVCFTGDIVEDKHYLDETLEEMTRIETPMYGCPGNHDYWSGIDFRSVAKAFESTGGAWLLNEAREIVPGEIGVYGAKELRPKSRIEIDAPKTIFLGHYPESALNLGGRQFTLLLAGHSHGGQVRLPFVGALVVPNDCGEFDRGLFETPAGPLYVNPGIGTWLIPVRFMCRPEITVFEF
- a CDS encoding HAD-IIA family hydrolase, with the translated sequence MKQGYLIDMDGVIYRGHELIPGADRFIRRLLDEGIPFLFLTNNSQRTRLDVMKRLHRMGLPVEERHVFTCAMATARFLAQQKPHGTAYVIGEGGLLQALHTSGYAIVDSDPDYVVIGEGRTLTLESIEHAVRLVINGAKLIATNPDPNCPTADGLRPGCGAIAAMIEAATGIPAFSVGKPSPIMMRAARKELGLSAEETTMIGDTMETDILGGVQMGYRTILVLSGGTKEGDLSRFAYRPDRIVGSLADLCEENLLQPAA
- a CDS encoding enoyl-ACP reductase, with product MSEKLLSGKRGVVLGVANDKSIAWGCAQACAAHGAQLAFSYLNESLERRVRKLVDESMPGSPVLPCNVQKDDEIAAFFSAIASSWGSIDFVIHSVAFAEKEDLRDQFLSTSRANFALALDISAYSLVAVAREAAPLMTSGGSIIAMSYYGAEKVVPRYNVMGVAKAALEASARYLAWDLGAKNIRVNCISAGPIRTLSASAIPGMRLMLDVTEKYSPLHCNVTPEDVGRSSVYLLSDLSSGVTGEVIHVDSGYHVMGMYGLESE
- the holA gene encoding DNA polymerase III subunit delta; its protein translation is MDVQEFLQQAGKSGPAPVYLFCPGKPPRAREATFEPVLAQRATDLLLQLYVDPSMRDLCFNAYYADETDSAEIASVAQTFPFLAERRVVLVNNAEVYESDTHAAPIIHYLENPSESTVLIMVAAKLDRRKAFYKACEKRAVVVECPELREPEAKAWARREIEARSKSIDNAALDQLITRTGARLGDVNNAVLLVCNYVGDASAIRAADVTAACSDVSEEEIWTLTDAIAASDTNKAVHALRDIMDQGKSEFEVLGSINWLLKTAYMVTIPNGGRVKSSFLADKVRPLAEKLGREKFRDAFRLLMDTEIMFRSTGVDRALALELLVVKLAAPRRAPARA
- a CDS encoding DUF799 domain-containing protein encodes the protein MKRHITAIGFAGLALLAGLSGCGYSTESSLDPQYQSIFVPAFKNMSREYDLQAPLTNAVIRKFIADGRLHVTDEQDADLILEGVILGYNLKGFTYDEDDEVTNYLVEVSAGARLIDRKTGNTLWVEPRISGNTSYYTRASGQSSDRLRGNADTFVPTVRSFSTEEENRSASEALERLASAIFYRTVEPW
- the bamD gene encoding outer membrane protein assembly factor BamD, which produces MRRMVTWAAIAVGLTLTLQTVAEAQWTWTPQTGRWINVKRLPKETPELQVEYARSLMVQGDYKQAIRETDKFEDYYGSTEFADDNQFLRGEIRMAQDQLLDAAKEFQQVVSKYPDSDLFDKVIEKQYAIGDQYYEKGTKGLEKTAWLHPFRKRPFKRAIDVYGMVIDNQPFTDAAAQAQYKLGLCHYTLKEYTESAFEYQRVVEDYATSEYVDDAMYGLAMCYYDSSLPPAYDQAPSLLAVQAVDNFKEKYPNDSRVAELDEIKAKMLTAVAEQRLRTAKFYEKRRRFDSAAIYYEVVVEQFPGTPAASEAQQWLDSHGHSKRYSS
- a CDS encoding MFS transporter — encoded protein: MNKGMLFWASNVALIAVAMSFAIRGDIMGDFETQFVKPYVEAGHAAAVQEGEPSFIDKLMGIDKESDPVKRNLGIIAGVAFLSFALVIIFGGPLVDFLGMGNLLRVAALCHIGGSILTIFAPSFWYVVLATFVVGMGNGLVEAVCNPLIAALYPEEKIYRLTRFHAWFPGGLVIGSLLAYGFSQIGLPWQAKMALILIPSVIYTVMIFGQKFPKTERVASGLPFSAMVKEALARPLFLLLFGVMWLTAAAELGTGQWISNIYRDVFGGKEGVLALAWGSILMYIQRDFLSKYVNKLLSPVALMAVTAPIAAAGLFMFGYATTRPMFFAAATLVYVGVCFWWPTMLGIANERCPKTGALGMALLGGAGNFATFIAGPVIGGINDRFGPGQALQVWAILPVGIMVVFLAIYLVDRSRGGYKAEKLEAAGH